The genomic segment GCGAGCCAGGTGTCGGGGCTGGCGTCCGGCAGGATCCGGTTGGCGACGACGAGGTCGGTGCGCAGGCCGTGCAGGGCGAGGCCGGTGGCGGCGGCACGGACGGCGTCGGCGCCCGCGGGGCCGGGTTCGGCGACCAGGCGGACGGTGGTGCCGGGGGCCTCGATCACGCGCTGGACGGCGGCGAGTTCGTCCTCCCCGCGGGCCGCGGCCTCGTACAGCCAGGAGGCGGGCATGGGGACACCGGCAAGCCGGCCGAGCATGGGGCGCAGGGCGCGGGCCGCCTGGCGCTCGGGCGGGAGCAGCCTGCGCAGATAGCGGCGGAGCTGCTCGGGCAGGGCGAGGGTCGCGAGGGCCTTGGGGGTGGGCGGAAGGTCGACGACCACGGTGTCGTACGTGTCGTCGCGGGCGGCGTCGCGCAGGGCGCGCAGCAGCGCGAGCTCCTCGGCGCCGGGCAGCGGGGTCAGCTCCTCGCCGTCCAGGCGCTCGGCGCCGAGCAGGTCCAGGGCGGAGGCGGCACGTTCCTGCAGGGCGAGCAGGTCCTCGCGGAAGCGGGTGTCGGGGGCGGGGCGGAGGGGGGTGAGCCCCGGATGCGCGTCCGGGGCGCCGAGGACCGCGCCGAGGGTGTCGGCGCGGTCGGCGGAGATCACCAGGGTCCGGTGGCCGGCCCGCGCCGCGGCGAGTGCCGTGGCGGCGGCGACGGTGGTGCGTCCGGAGCCGCCGGGGCCGGTGATGAGGAGGGTGCGCATGGTTCTGAACGGTAGCTGGCGGGGCGCCTGGGTGGGTGGGGTGCCCACTCGCCGTGGGGGGTTTGTTCGTTTGCGGCTGCCGGTTCGTTGTGGCTGGTCGCGCAGTTCCCCGCGCCCCTGAAGCGAGGGCTTCGCCCCGCTTCCCACCCGCCCCCGTGTTCCCCACCGGCCCCCGTGCGCCTGAAGCCCCCTAGGCCCTCTAGACCTCCTTCGACTCCACCCGCTTCTTCAGGCCTGCCAGGGCTCGGTCGATGATGACCTTTTCCGCCTTGCGCTTGATCATGCCGAGCATGGGGATCTTGACGTCGACGGTGAGGCGGTAGGTGACCTCGGTGCCGGAGGCGGTGGGGCGCAGGAGGTAGGAGCCGTCCAGGGAGCGGAGCATCTGGGACTTGACCAGGGTCCAACTGACCTCGTCGTCGCCGGTCCAGGTGTAGCCCAGCGTCTGGTCGTCCTTGATCGCGCCCGCGTCCATGACGAGGCGGACCTGCTCGGCGCGGCCCCGCTCGTCCGTGGCGAGCACCTGGGCCTCCTTCACCTCACCCGTCCAGTCCGGGTAGCGCGCGAAGTCGGCGATCACTCCCATGACCTCGGCCGGTGCCGCCTCGATCGTGATGCTCGAGCTGGTGTGTTCCGCCATCGCTGTGGCTCCTCCAGATGCGGTCCGGGATGAGGGTGGTGCAACGCGTGAAGGCTACCGCGCGCGGGACGGTCACCACTCCAGGGCCCAGGGCCTGGACGTCCCGGCGAAGTGCCCGACGTTCACGCACTCCGTGGCGCCGACCCGCATGCGCCGGACCAGCGGCTGGTGGACGTGGCCGAAGAGCGCGTACTTGGGGCGGGTCCGGTGGACCGCGTCGAGCAGCGCCCGGCTGCCCCGCTCGAAACGGCGCGCCACGGTGTCGTAGAGGAGCTCGGGTACGTCCGGCGGGATGTGGGTGCACAGGACGTCGACCTCGCCGACGGCCTCGATCTTGGCGGCGTACTCCTCGTCGGAGATCTCGTAGGGCGTACGCATCGGGGTGCGCAGTCCGCCGCCGACGAAGCCGAAGACGCGGCCGCCGATCTCGACGCGCTCGCCGTCGAGGACGGTGGTGCCCGGTCCCGCGTACTCGGGCCACAGGGTGGGGATGTCGACGTTGCCGTAGGTGGCGTAGGTCGGAGTGGGGAGGACGGCGAACATGTCGGCGTACTGCTTGCGGACGGCGCGCTCGATCACCGCGGCCCGGTCGCTGTCGACCGTCCCCCACAGTTTTCGGCCGAATTCCCTGGCCTCGTCGAAACGGCGTGCGGTACGCAGCTCCACCAGCCTCGTCGCGTTCTCGGCGCCGAACAGGTCGGGGAAGATGCCGCGCGAGTGGTCGGCGTAGTCGAGGAAGAGCACGAGGTCGCCGAGGCAGACCAGCGCGTCCGCGCCGTCCCCCGCACGCGCGAGTGCTTCGGTGTTGCCGTGCACGTCACTGACCACGTTGACCCGGAAAGCTGGCATGCCGATCACCCTAGGACGGTCGTCGCGAGGGCGGTAGAGGCCCGTTCCAGCGGCCGGACCTGCGGTTACTTCCGAGTCGGGAAGACGGTGGCGTACTGTGCGATTCAGACCACGACGACGTGTGACGCACCGAACATCTGGGCCCGCCCCCCTACCGAACCAGCCATACCGATGGGTAACGTCCGGGCAGTCCAGTAGTGCTCAGCCCCCCACTCGACTGAGCACCTGCCCGATCTTGGACCGCACCGTCGCAGCACACAACGTCGTGGCGCCGGCGCCCTATGTAGGAGCAGCAGTCTTGCGCGAGTTCAGCCTTCCGGCCCTGTACGAGGTCCCTGCGGACGGCAATCTGACCGACATCGTCCGTAGAAATGCCGCGCAGCACCCGGACGTCGCCGTCATCGGCCGCAAGGTCGACGGACGCTGGCAGGACGTCACGGCCAAGGCCTTCCTCGCCGACGTGCGCGCCACCGCCAAAGGGCTGATCGCCGCCGGAGTGCGGCCCGGCGACCGTGTCGGCCTGATGTCCCGCACCCGCTATGAGTGGACGCTTTTCGACTTCGCCATCTGGAGCGCGGGCGCGGTCACCGTTCCCGTGTACGAGACGAGCTCCGCCGAGCAGATCCAGTGGATCCTCGGTGACTCCGGCGCCGTGGCCTGCGTCGTCGAGCTCGACGCGCACAACGCCGCCGTCGAGTCGGTGCGTGAGGCGCTGCCCGCCCTGAAGCACGTCTGGCAGATCGACGCGGGCGGCGTCGACGAGCTGCACGCCGCCGGTGCCGAGGTCCCGGACGCGACCGTCGACGAGCGCAGCGGCGCCGCCAAGGCCGACGACCCCGCCACGATCGTCTACACCTCGGGCACGACGGGTCGTCCCAAGGGCTGTGTCCTCACCCACCGCAGCTTCTTCGCCGAGTGCGGCAACGTGGTGGAGCGCCTGAAGCCCCTGTTCCGTACGGGTGAGTGTTCGGTCCTCCTGTTCCTCCCCGTCGCCCACGTGTTCGGACGCCTGGTCGAGGTCGCCGCGCTGATGGCGCCGATCAAGCTGGGGCACGCGCCCGACGTCAAGAACCTCACGGACGAGCTCGCCTCGTTCCGGCCGACGATGGTCCTGGGCGTGCCGCGCGTCTTCGAGAAGGTCTACAACTCGGCGCGCGCGAAGGCGCAGGCCGACGGCAAGGGCAAGATCTTCGACAAGGCGGCGGACACGGCCATCGCGTACAGCCGCGCGCTGGACACGCCGTCGGGTCCGTCGCTGGGCCTGCGCCTCAAGCACACGCTCTTCGACAAGCTGGTCTTCAGCAAGCTGCGCGCGGTCCTCGGCGGGCGCGGCGAGTACGCGATCTCGGGCGGGGCGCCGCTCGGCGAGCGCCTGGGCCACTTCTTCCGCGGCATCGGCTTCACGGTCCTGGAGGGCTACGGCCTCACGGAGTCCTGCGCGGCCACGGCCTTCAACCCGTGGGACCGGCAGAAGATCGGCACGGTCGGCCAGCCGCTGCCGGGTTCCGTCGTGCGGATAGCGGACGACGGCGAGGTCCTGCTCCACGGCGAGCACCTGTTCTCGCACTACTGGAACAACGAGGGTGCCACGGAAGAGGCCCTCGCCGACGGCTGGTTCCACACGGGTGACATCGGCACGCTCGACGAGGACGGGTATCTGCGGATCACCGGCCGCAAGAAGGAAATCATCGTCACGGCGGGCGGCAAGAACGTCGCTCCGGCCGTGATCGAGGACCGTATCCGCGCGCACGCGCTGGTCGCCGAGTGCATGGTCGTCGGCGACGGGCGTCCGTTCGTGGGCGCACTGGTCACCGTCGACGACGAGTTCCTCGGCCGGTGGGCGGCGGAGCACGGCAAGCCGGCGGGGTCGTCGGCGTCCTCCCTCCGCGACGACGCGGATCTCCTCGCGGCGATCCAGAGCGCGGTGGACGACGGCAACGCGGCGGTCTCCAAGGCGGAGTCCGTCCGCAAGTTCCGCATCATCGGCTCGCAGTTCACGGAGGAGTCGGGGCACCTGACTCCGTCGCTGAAGCTGAAGCGGAATGTGGTGGCGAAGGACTACGCGGACGAGATCGAGGCGATTTACCGCGGGTAGCGTTGACGGTCCCGCCCACTCGCCGTGGGTGGCAGCTACCCGTCCGCGACTCCCGCGCCGCGCTGGTTGCTCGCGCAGTTCCCCGCGCCCCTAAGAGCTGGGGCTGCGCCCCGCTCTCTCCCTGCCTGGAGGCGGCGGAGCCGCCTTTCAGGGGCGCGGGGAACTGCGCGGACGCCCCCCACCGGCCCGCAGGCGCGAAACGAGCCCCCGCGGCACGGCCGAGGGCGGGCCTTTAGGGGCGCGGGGAACTGCGCGAGCAACCCCCACCGCCCGTAAGGCGCGAAACGAGCTCCGCGGCACGGCCGAGGGCGGGCTTTTAGGGGCGCGGGGAACTGCGCGGACGACCCCCACCGGCCCGCAGGCGCGAGACGAGCCCCCGCGGCAGGGCCGAGGGCGGGGGGTGCAGGGGTGCGGGGAACTGCGCGGGCCGCACCCGCCCGCCTCCGCTACAGGAGTGACTTGAGGTTCTCCGCCAGGAGGTCCCAGCGCCACTTCTCCTCCACCCACGCCCGCCCCCGCTCCCCCATCCGGGACCGAAGCTCCGCGTCACCCAGCAGCGCGGTGATGCGGTCCGCCGCCTCCTCGGGCGCGCCACCCCGTACGACCCACCCCGTCTCCCCGTCCCGCACCGCATCCGGCGCCCCGCCGGAGTCCCCCGCGACGACGGGCAGCCCTGTCGCGGACGCCTCCAGGTAGACGATGCCGAGGCCCTCGACGTCGAGGCCCCCGCGCCGCGTCCGGCAGGGCATGGCGAAGACGTCCCCCGCGCCGTAGTGCGCGGGAAGTTCCGACCACGGGACGGCCCCCGTGAAGCGGACGGAGTCCGCGACCCCCGTCTCCGCGGCGAGCCGACGCAGGTCCTTCTCGTACGGGCCGCCCCCGACGATCAGCAGCACCGCGTCCGGCTCCGCGGAGAGAATCCTCGGCATGGCGAGGATCAACGTGTCCTGGCCCTTGCGCGGCACGAGCCGCGACACGCACACCACCACGGGCCGGTCCGTCAGGCCGAGCCGCGCCCGCACCTCGTCGCCGCCCGACCCCGGGTGGAACGTCTTCTCGTCGACCCCGGGCGGGAGTTGGACCATACGGCCCGCCGCCGCCGGGCTCAGCGCAGCCGCGATCCGCGAGCGCGTGTACTCGCCGAGATACGTGATCGTGTCCGTCGCATCGCCGATCCGGCGGAGGAGTTGGCGGGAGGCGGGCAGCTGGGCCCACCCCGCCTCGTGGCCGTGCGTCGTCGCGACCAGCCGCGTCGCCCCCGCCTTGCGCAGCGCGGGCGCCATGAGCCCGAGCGGCGCCGCCGCCCCGAACCACACCGACGTGCAGCCGTGTTCGCGCAGGAGCGACACCGCGCGACGGGTGACGCGAGGCGTCGGCAGCAGCATCGTCGTGGCGTCGCGTACGACCTGGAAGGGCTGCTCGGCGTCGAAGGCGGCCGTCGCCTCCGCGCCTTCGCGGCCCCGCTTCCACGTGGAGGCGTAGACGACGAGCTGCTCGGGGTCCAGGCGCAGCGCCATGTTGTGCAGGAACGCCTGGATGCCACCGGGCCTGGGCGGGAAGTCGTTCGTGACGATCAGGGTCTTGTGCATCGCGCACGACAGTACCGAAGCGCGGCCCCGGCGCCGAAAGCCACGGCCCAGCCTCTTCGCCCCTCCCCCGCCCCGCCCGGCATCATGTCGTCTTGAATCCTGATTAAGCATGTGAAAAGGGGCGAGGCGCTCATGGCACGCATCCTGACCGTCTGGGGGCTGACCAGGGCCCTGCTCATGCTCTTCGTCCTCCACGTGTTCACCGCCCCCGGACCCGACGTGACCAGCGACGTCTCCGTCATCTATCAGGGCTGGTACGAGATCCTGCGCACCGGCACCTTCCCGCTCGACGACGTCACCTGGCAGTACCCGCCCGCCGCCGCCCTCGCGGTCCTCTCCCCGGCCCTCCTCCCCTTCCTCGACTACGCACCCGCCTTCTTCGTGTGCTGTCTGCTGTGCGATGCGGCCGTGTGTGCGCTGCTGCTCTACGCGGGGTGTCGGCCCGGGAAGTCGCTGCGGGGGGCTTGGGTGTGGGTGATCGGCGTCGTCCTGCTCGGGCCCACCTCGTACGCGCGCTACGACGTGCTGGTCGCCGCCGTCGCCGTCGCCGGGCTGCTCGCCGGGGCCCGGCACCCGCGCACGATGGGGGCGCTCGCGGGGTTCGGGGCACTGCTCAAGGGGTGGCCCGTGCTGCTGCTCGTCGGCGCGCCGCGCGGGCGGGCGACGCGCCGGTCGTGGAGTGCCGCGGCGGGCACAGCCCTTGTGCTCGCCCTGGCTTTCCTCGTCACGATGCCGGGGGCGCTCGCCTTCCTCACCTTCCAGCGCGACCGCGGCACCGAGGTCGAGTCGCTCGGCGCCCTCGTCTTCCACGTCGCGCGCCACTTCGGCTGGCGGGGCGAAGTGCGGCTCAACTACGGCTCGGTGGAATTCCTCGGGCCGTACGTGCCGCTGGTGAGCACCGTCGCCCAGGGGCTGTCCGTGGCCGCCCTCTGCTGGCTCCTCGCGTGGCGGCTGCGCGCTCGCGTCCGTGCGGCGAGCACCCCGGCGGACGCGGCCTTCGTCGCGGTGCTGCTCTTCACCACCACGAGCCGGGTGATCAGCCCGCAGTACATGCTGTGGCTGGTCGGGACGGCCGCCGTGTGCCTGGCGTTCCGTGCGAGCCCCATGGTGGTGCCGGCGCGGCTGGTGCTCGTGGCCACGTTCGTGACGTTCCTGGAGTTCCCCGTGTGGTTCTCGCACGTGGTCGCCGGCGATCCGCTGGGGCTGGCCCTCCTCCTCGTACGCAACGGGCTGCTGGTCGCGGCGACCGTGCTGGCCTGCCGGAACCTGTGGCGTCGGACGGTGTCCGTGCCGCCGCGCGGGGCCGCGTCGCGTCCGATGCCGGAGCAGGTCAGCCAAGCTCCGCGCGCAGATACGTATGCCAGCGCGCCGTGAAGTCCTCGGGCGTGGTGTCCAATACGCCCCGCAGCGCGCCCTCGACCGCGCCGTCGCGCCCGTCGTGGGCACCCACCGCCTCGTAGAAGTCCGTGAGCTTCCGCTCGCCCCACTGCTCGGCGATCATCCGGCAGGCCAGCCACGCGCCCTCGTACGCCCCCGCGAGCTTCGCGGCGTCCCCGCCGAAGCCGAAGTCCTTGTCCTCGGGGAGCGCGGCGGGCAGGTGGCCGCGCTGGACCGCGCGGCGCAGCTCGGGCGCGGCCTGCGCGGCGGTGCGTCCGGTGTCGCGGTAGCCCACCCAGTCGGCGAAGCCCTCGGAGAGCCAGAGCGGGGTGGCCTCGGAGGTGTCCGTGCGGGTCGCGACGTGGGTCGCCTCGTGGGTGAGGACGACCCGCTTGCCGAAGTCGCCGAGCACGCCGTACGCCTCGGGGTTGACGATGATCCGGTCGGCGGGGGCCCGCCCCGACCTGCCCGTCTCGCCGGTGGTGACCGCGGCGATCCCGCGGTAGCCGGACGCGGGCGCCCCGAGGAGCCCCGCCATGCCGTCCAGCGACCGGGGCACGAGGACGACGATCCGTCCCGGCCACTTCCCCGGCCAGGCCTCCCGCACCGCGGGCACCGCCCGGTCGGCGAGTTCGCGGTGGGCGCGCAGGTCGGCGGCGCTCTGCCCGACGCCGAGTACGAGGCTGCGCTCGCCGCGCTCGGCGGTCACGCGCCCCTGGTCCCAGAGCTGTTCGCCGGTCTTCTTCGCGGGCCGCTCGTCGGTGACGTACCACTGCCCGCCGGTGCGCCTGAGCGTGAGCGTGCGCTCGGCGGTGATCGGGGCGCGGTCGAAGCCCTTGACGCGGTAGTGGAGCTCGGCGTTCGCCGTGGCCCTCGCGCCGTCGCGGTCGAGGCCGGTCAGCCGGTAGTCCCAGGAGTCGAGCGGGACGGCGCGCAGGCGCCCGAAGAGGTCCTCGGCGCCCTTGGCGGGGCGCTCGGTCCTGTCGTACGCCTTCTCGTCCCCGGCGAGGACGGCCCGCGCCCGCCGCTCCAGGACCTTGCGCACCTCGCCCGCCGCCGCGTCCGGGACGGGGTCGCGTCCGCCGCATCCGGCCAGCACGACGAGACAGAGGGCGCAGCAGAGCGCCGCCAGCCATGACCCACGTCCGTGACCTGCCACCTTCCCGATCGTACGGGGCGTGCGCGGCGTACGGCCGGTCAGATCCGCGTCACGGACGAGACCGGCATCATGCCGACGGGGTCGTAGCGGACCGGCGCTCCGGGGTAGGGGGCGTGCACGACCTGGCCGTTGCCCATGTACATCCCGATGTGGCTGGCGTCGTCGCGGTAGGCGACCAGGTCACCGGGTTGTGCCTCGGACAGGGACACCTGGCGTCCCGCGTACCGCTGGGCCTGCGAGGTACGGGGCAGGCCGACCCCTGCCTGGGCGTACGACCACTGCATGAGGCCGGAACAGTCGAATCCGGAGGGTCCGTTGGCGCCCCACACGTAGGGCTTGCCGATCGCGGACCGGGCGGCGGCGATCGCCGCGGCGGCGCGCGAGGAGGACGGGGCGCCGCCGAGCTCGGGCAGGCCGTCGCGCCCGCCGGACCGCGAGGACCTGTCGTACGCGTCGCGCTCGTCGTCGGGCAGCGAGTTCAGGAGCTTCCTGGCCTTGGCGAGCTTGTGCTCGACGGAGCGCTTGTGGCGGGCGACGGTGGTGCGGCTCTTCTCCAGCTCGGCGAGTTTGCGGCCCGCCTCGGCGCGCTGCTGCGCGAGGGTGCGCTGCGCCCGCTGGAGGTCGGCCAGTTCGCCCGCCTGGCGGGCGCTGACGCGGTCGAGGACCGAGGCCCGCTCCAGGTAGCGGTCCGGGTCGGAGGAGAGCATCAGGGCCAGCGAGGGGTCGATGCCGCCCTCGCGGTACTGCGCCCCGGCGAGGGCGCCGAGGGCGCCGCGCATCCGGTTGATGCGCTCCTGGCCGCGCGCGACGCTGTCCTTGGCCCGTGCGACCTGCGCGCGCAGCTTGTCGGCGTGCTCGTCGGCCTTGTTGTACGACTCGGTGGCCTGCTCCGCCTGTTCGTAGAGCCGGTCCACCTTGGCGCGCGTGTCGGACGGCTTGTCCTGCGGCGCGGCACCTGCGGGCGCGGCAGCGAGGGCCGCCGCCGCGGTGGCCGCTGCCGCTGAAAGGACGGTCACGCGCGTGCTCCGGTCGAGACCGGGCTGTGCGGGACGGCGATGGAACCCCACGGGACGCCGCTCTCCCTTCCGATGACACAGACTCTGACGACCCCCCGGGTGTCCCGGGGAATGCGCGCCGACAGTAGCCGTGCGGGAACGGACGGCCAAAGACCCGTCCGGGTGCGGAAAGGGCGCGGACAGCCCGACGCCCCGCTTCTGACGCAGGTCATCAACGGGGCGTGGGGTCAGCGGGAGTTGCCGGAATTCGCCCGTTTGGGCGGTGTCGGCAATGCGTTGACGCCGAGCGTCAACCGGGATTCGTCAGACGCGGACGCCGAACTGGAAGGTGCCGAGGTACGCCATCGACTCGTAGCGCACCGAGGCGCCGGGGTGCGGGGCGTGCAGCACCTGGCCGTTGCCCGCGTAGAAGCCGACGTGCGCGAGGTTGTTGAAGAACACCAGGTCGCCGGGCTTCAGTTCGCTGCGGCCGATCCGCGTGCCGTCGTTCTGCTGGGTGTATGTGGTCCGGGAGATGTGGACGCCGGCCTGCGCGAACCCCCACTGGGTGAGGCCGGAGCAGTCGTAGGAGTTGGGGCCCGTGCCGCCGGAGACGTAGGGCTTGCCTATCTGGGTGGCGGCGGCGGCCATCGCGGCGGCGCCGCGGCCGGAGGCGGGCTTCTCGTCGCCGAGGTCCACGCGCTCGTCGGCGGCGCGGCTCGCGCGCTTCTGCTCCTTGGCGTCCAGCGCCGCCTTCTCCTTGGCGGTCAGCGTGTTGAGGAGCTTCTGCGCCTCGCCGAGCTTGGCCTGGACTTCCTTCTTCTTCTTGCCGAGCTCCGTGCGGGTGTCGGCGAGGTCGTCCAGCTTGCCCGCGGCCTCCTTGCGCTGCTGCGCGAGGTCCCGCTGCTTCTTCTGGATCTTCTTGAGCCCGTCGACCTGCTGGCTGCTCAGCTGGTCGAGAGTGGACGCCTTGTCGAGGTAGTCGTCCGGGTCGGAGGAGAGGAAGAGCTGCAGGGAGGGGTCGATGCCGCCGGAGCGGTACTGGGCGCTGGCCATCGAACCGAGGCCGTCGCGCAGGTCGTTGAGCTCCTCCTGGCCGCGGGCGACCTTGTCCTGGAGATCGCCGATCTGCTTCTCGAGCTTCTCCTGCTTCTCCTTGGCCCCGTTGTACTTGTCGGTGGCCCGCTCCGCGTCTTCGTAGAGCTTGTCGACCTTGGACTTGACCTCGTCCTTGCTCGGCTTCGGCGCGGCCTGGGCGGCACCCTGCGAGGTGAGGGCCACGGCAGCGGCGGCGGTTGCGGTGAGCACGGTCACGCGGGTGCGGCTCGGCTGCTT from the Streptomyces venezuelae genome contains:
- a CDS encoding ArsA family ATPase encodes the protein MRTLLITGPGGSGRTTVAAATALAAARAGHRTLVISADRADTLGAVLGAPDAHPGLTPLRPAPDTRFREDLLALQERAASALDLLGAERLDGEELTPLPGAEELALLRALRDAARDDTYDTVVVDLPPTPKALATLALPEQLRRYLRRLLPPERQAARALRPMLGRLAGVPMPASWLYEAAARGEDELAAVQRVIEAPGTTVRLVAEPGPAGADAVRAAATGLALHGLRTDLVVANRILPDASPDTWLAGLSAQQHKTLDVWESTYDHVVRVPHLGRDPRGTDDLQALGLTAPAAAPAPAVWPVTEAPEDDGSHAYVWHIPLPFVTREELGLIRRGDELVVTAGPYRRIVTLPSALRRCTVAGAGLREGELRVRFAPDPDLWPRER
- a CDS encoding SRPBCC family protein, which codes for MAEHTSSSITIEAAPAEVMGVIADFARYPDWTGEVKEAQVLATDERGRAEQVRLVMDAGAIKDDQTLGYTWTGDDEVSWTLVKSQMLRSLDGSYLLRPTASGTEVTYRLTVDVKIPMLGMIKRKAEKVIIDRALAGLKKRVESKEV
- a CDS encoding metallophosphoesterase, which translates into the protein MVSDVHGNTEALARAGDGADALVCLGDLVLFLDYADHSRGIFPDLFGAENATRLVELRTARRFDEAREFGRKLWGTVDSDRAAVIERAVRKQYADMFAVLPTPTYATYGNVDIPTLWPEYAGPGTTVLDGERVEIGGRVFGFVGGGLRTPMRTPYEISDEEYAAKIEAVGEVDVLCTHIPPDVPELLYDTVARRFERGSRALLDAVHRTRPKYALFGHVHQPLVRRMRVGATECVNVGHFAGTSRPWALEW
- a CDS encoding AMP-dependent synthetase/ligase gives rise to the protein MREFSLPALYEVPADGNLTDIVRRNAAQHPDVAVIGRKVDGRWQDVTAKAFLADVRATAKGLIAAGVRPGDRVGLMSRTRYEWTLFDFAIWSAGAVTVPVYETSSAEQIQWILGDSGAVACVVELDAHNAAVESVREALPALKHVWQIDAGGVDELHAAGAEVPDATVDERSGAAKADDPATIVYTSGTTGRPKGCVLTHRSFFAECGNVVERLKPLFRTGECSVLLFLPVAHVFGRLVEVAALMAPIKLGHAPDVKNLTDELASFRPTMVLGVPRVFEKVYNSARAKAQADGKGKIFDKAADTAIAYSRALDTPSGPSLGLRLKHTLFDKLVFSKLRAVLGGRGEYAISGGAPLGERLGHFFRGIGFTVLEGYGLTESCAATAFNPWDRQKIGTVGQPLPGSVVRIADDGEVLLHGEHLFSHYWNNEGATEEALADGWFHTGDIGTLDEDGYLRITGRKKEIIVTAGGKNVAPAVIEDRIRAHALVAECMVVGDGRPFVGALVTVDDEFLGRWAAEHGKPAGSSASSLRDDADLLAAIQSAVDDGNAAVSKAESVRKFRIIGSQFTEESGHLTPSLKLKRNVVAKDYADEIEAIYRG
- a CDS encoding glycosyltransferase family 4 protein, whose amino-acid sequence is MHKTLIVTNDFPPRPGGIQAFLHNMALRLDPEQLVVYASTWKRGREGAEATAAFDAEQPFQVVRDATTMLLPTPRVTRRAVSLLREHGCTSVWFGAAAPLGLMAPALRKAGATRLVATTHGHEAGWAQLPASRQLLRRIGDATDTITYLGEYTRSRIAAALSPAAAGRMVQLPPGVDEKTFHPGSGGDEVRARLGLTDRPVVVCVSRLVPRKGQDTLILAMPRILSAEPDAVLLIVGGGPYEKDLRRLAAETGVADSVRFTGAVPWSELPAHYGAGDVFAMPCRTRRGGLDVEGLGIVYLEASATGLPVVAGDSGGAPDAVRDGETGWVVRGGAPEEAADRITALLGDAELRSRMGERGRAWVEEKWRWDLLAENLKSLL
- a CDS encoding glycosyltransferase family 87 protein; the encoded protein is MARILTVWGLTRALLMLFVLHVFTAPGPDVTSDVSVIYQGWYEILRTGTFPLDDVTWQYPPAAALAVLSPALLPFLDYAPAFFVCCLLCDAAVCALLLYAGCRPGKSLRGAWVWVIGVVLLGPTSYARYDVLVAAVAVAGLLAGARHPRTMGALAGFGALLKGWPVLLLVGAPRGRATRRSWSAAAGTALVLALAFLVTMPGALAFLTFQRDRGTEVESLGALVFHVARHFGWRGEVRLNYGSVEFLGPYVPLVSTVAQGLSVAALCWLLAWRLRARVRAASTPADAAFVAVLLFTTTSRVISPQYMLWLVGTAAVCLAFRASPMVVPARLVLVATFVTFLEFPVWFSHVVAGDPLGLALLLVRNGLLVAATVLACRNLWRRTVSVPPRGAASRPMPEQVSQAPRADTYASAP
- a CDS encoding NlpC/P60 family protein gives rise to the protein MGFHRRPAQPGLDRSTRVTVLSAAAATAAAALAAAPAGAAPQDKPSDTRAKVDRLYEQAEQATESYNKADEHADKLRAQVARAKDSVARGQERINRMRGALGALAGAQYREGGIDPSLALMLSSDPDRYLERASVLDRVSARQAGELADLQRAQRTLAQQRAEAGRKLAELEKSRTTVARHKRSVEHKLAKARKLLNSLPDDERDAYDRSSRSGGRDGLPELGGAPSSSRAAAAIAAARSAIGKPYVWGANGPSGFDCSGLMQWSYAQAGVGLPRTSQAQRYAGRQVSLSEAQPGDLVAYRDDASHIGMYMGNGQVVHAPYPGAPVRYDPVGMMPVSSVTRI
- a CDS encoding C40 family peptidase gives rise to the protein MASHRRPKQPSRTRVTVLTATAAAAVALTSQGAAQAAPKPSKDEVKSKVDKLYEDAERATDKYNGAKEKQEKLEKQIGDLQDKVARGQEELNDLRDGLGSMASAQYRSGGIDPSLQLFLSSDPDDYLDKASTLDQLSSQQVDGLKKIQKKQRDLAQQRKEAAGKLDDLADTRTELGKKKKEVQAKLGEAQKLLNTLTAKEKAALDAKEQKRASRAADERVDLGDEKPASGRGAAAMAAAATQIGKPYVSGGTGPNSYDCSGLTQWGFAQAGVHISRTTYTQQNDGTRIGRSELKPGDLVFFNNLAHVGFYAGNGQVLHAPHPGASVRYESMAYLGTFQFGVRV